GGGCGGGTGGGGGTGTACCACTGCATCTCCCGCGTCGTTGGCGGTCAGCGTCTGCTCGACGATCTGTGCAAGGAGAAGCTCGCCGAGATCCTCCGCAAACTCGCCCGGTTCTGCGGGATCGAGATCATCACCTACTGCATGATGGGCAACCACTTCCACCTGCTCCTGCGCGTCCCGGCAGCGCGGGAAATCCCGGATGCCGAACTGCTCCAACTTGGAGGGTTCTACGGCCCAAGAGAGGGATCCTGACCGTCCTGGCCCGGGAGGGATTGGGAAGCGTGGGGCGGTGGATCCGGATATTCGCCAGTCGCTGATGGAACGAATGGGCGATGTGTCCGCGTTCATGAGTTCAAACAGCGCTTCAGCCGCTGGTACAATCGCCAGACCGGCCGCTTCGGCACGCTGTGGGCCGAACGTTTCAAGAGCGTCTTGATCGAGGACAACCCGGGTACGGTCCGCATGGTGGCCGCGTACATTGATCTGAATCCGGTGCGGGCCGGCATCGTGCCGGATCCCGGGTACCGCTTGATTCTGCGGCTATGCCGCAGCATGACGAACGGCGGGTGCTGCGCAAGGGTTGATGAGCTGCCTGAAGCCGCTCGCCTGGGGGCAGGCGGCGGCGGAGTACCGGCAGAGTCTGTTCGTGACGGCGGGGAGCCCGGGGCGGAGCGACAAGGTGACGCTCGATCGGGAGGCAATCCTGGAGGAGCTGCGACGCGGCGGGGCGTTGAGCGTGCCGCAGGTGCTGCGCCTGCGGGTGCGCCACCTGACCGACGGGGTGGTGCTGGGATCCAAGGCGTTCGTGAACGAAGTGTTCGTCCAGCACCGCGAACGTTTCGGCGTCAACCGCAAGGATGGGGCGCGGCGGATCCGGGGTGTCCCACTCCCCGGGATCAGCGTGCTGAGGGATCTGCAGGTGCGGACG
The DNA window shown above is from Verrucomicrobiia bacterium and carries:
- a CDS encoding transposase encodes the protein MRMARMKVKAEEGRVGVYHCISRVVGGQRLLDDLCKEKLAEILRKLARFCGIEIITYCMMGNHFHLLLRVPAAREIPDAELLQLGGFYGPREGS